A part of Miscanthus floridulus cultivar M001 chromosome 6, ASM1932011v1, whole genome shotgun sequence genomic DNA contains:
- the LOC136456579 gene encoding pentatricopeptide repeat-containing protein At4g21190-like — translation MFCLRSYWSPAFASVKEGPVRHQIKFNSVVVCGARGPRPRYPRVWKTRKKIGTISKSQNLVECIKGLSNVKEEVYGALDSFVAWELEFPLIVVKKALQKLEGEKEWKRIIQVIKWMFNKGQGKTMGSNYTLLNALIKDDRIEEAEELFGMVFSRYMEGLPRTFFMRMISFYYSAGAYDKMFEIFADMEELGVRPDGSIIRMLGDVFQKLEMMDKYEKLKKKYPPPKWEYRYIKGKRIRMRVYPDNKTEEATKGDPDTDELEEVESIHLNELEEAAAQASTGAYWTM, via the exons ATGTTTTGCTTGAGGAGCTACTGGTCTCCTGCATTTGCTTCAGTAAAGGAGGGGCCTGTTCGACATCAGATAAAGTTTAATTCTGTAGTG GTTTGTGGTGCCAGGGGTCCAAGACCGAGATATCCCCGTGTGTGGAAAACTCGTAAGAAAATTGGGACTATTTCCAAGTCACAGAATCTTGTCGAATGT ATTAAAGGTCTGTCTAATGTAAAGGAGGAAGTTTATGGAGCACTTGACTCATTTGTTGCATGGGAACTGGAATTTCCCTTGATCGTAGTAAAGAAGGCACTGCAGAAACTTGAGGGCGAAAAAGAATGGAAACGAATAATTCAG GTCATTAAATGGATGTTCAACAAAGGTCAAGGGAAGACAATGGGAAGCAATTACACCTTGTTGAATGCTTTGATCAAGGACGACCGGATTGAGGAAGCAGAAGAGTTATTTGGAATGGTATTCTCACGATATATGGAGGGTTTGCCTCGTACATTTTTCATGAGAATGATTTCTTTCTATTACAGTGCGGGAGCGTATGATAAGATGTTTGAG ATTTTTGCTGATATGGAGGAACTAGGCGTAAGACCTGATGGTTCTATTATCAGGATGCTAGGTGATGTATTTCAGAAGTTAGAGATGATGGACAAATATGAAAAGTTAAAAAAGAAATACCCACCACCAAAATGGGAATATCGATACATCAAAGGCAAGCGCATCAGAATGAGAGTTTACCCCGATAATAAAACTGAAGAGGCGACAAAAGGAGACCCTGACACCGATGAACTCGAAGAGGTGGAAAGTATACACCTTAATGAATTGGAAGAAGCAGCAGCTCAGGCCTCGACAGGAGCGTATTGGACGATGTAG
- the LOC136461009 gene encoding uncharacterized protein: MGCQRWIGGWEGTDPRPSLRFLRRGHPLGPAPRKSLALQEGWITLPGVTPVSGRSDAVIVASLAGPAASIVAPVPLVVVEQAAATVTSQRQLDAAAVASEGVAHSVPPTTQVTAPDVGRVELDAAAVAFDGAAQFAPPGAPPEVATTAISPAGSDTTVVASEGVAQSAPPAVQATAPMVGRMEDMAGGSSVVMTVVGRTQREPPLALLSGGGRSPAREEPPLQWMAAKDPSSALFSLDDAAESLERENLNIGFSATLNALNEASGALRKILAPSSRNIVARSRDKSRFLHEQKAEWDCLTKDARLQGDVGAQLAAAQQREIEARRDTEEAHGMFEDLSARVKLDEEDAARLRKEQDELLEKELTEVREILQTKSDEHDLLQAVVRVVIDALRVEQPVETSSLVARAAGIMARVGQLEEDAFHTEITQAFAVAHSHYAQEINLEVMSHGFAPVHDDDELDEMEKAVAPLARNLANRLKEEVLPSRK; this comes from the exons ATGGGGTGCCAGCGgtggatcggtggatgggaggggaCAGATCCGAGGCCGTCCCTGAG ATTCTTGCGACGGGGCCACCCTTTGGGGCCGGCGCCtaggaagagccttgcccttcaggagGGATGGATCACGCTGCCCggcgtcacccctgtttcgggcaggagtgatgCTGTCATTGTAGCCTCGTTGGCTGGTCCGGCGGCGTCCATAGTGGCGCCCGTGCCCTTGGTGGTTGTCGAGCAGGCTGCCGCGACCGTGACAAGCCAGAGGCAGCTAGATGCGGCTGCGGTGGCATCCGAGGGGGTGGCGCATTCCGTGCCCCCGACGACCCAAGTGACGGCGCCAGACGTGGGCCGGGTGGAGTTGGATGCCGCCGCGGTGGCGTTCGACGGAGCAGCGCAGTTCGCACCACCGGGGGCCCCACCGGAGGTGGCCACGACCGCGATAAGCCCAGCGGGGTCGGATACTACCGTGGTGGCGTCCGAGGGGGTGGCACAATCTGCGCCACCCGCGGTCCAGGCCACGGCGCCCATGGTAGGCCGGATGGAGGACATGGCCGGAGGGTCTTCGGTCGTCATGACAGTGGTGGGGAGGACCCAAAGGGAGCCGCCTTTGGCCCTGTTGTCGGGAGGTGGCCGCTCTCCCGCGAGGGAAgagccgccgcttcagtggatggccgctaAGGACCCGTCATCGGCTCtgttctcgctcgacgatgctgcTGAGAGCCTGGAGCGGGAGAATCTAAACATCGGGTTCTCGGCTACGTTGAATGCCTTGAATgaggccagtggtgccttgcgCAAAATCCTCGCTCCTTCTAgccgg AacattgttgctcgtagccgagacaagtcccggttcctccatgagcaaaaggCGGAATGGGACTGCCTTACCAAGGACGCCAGGCTACAAGGAGATGTAGGCGCGCAACTCGCTGCAGCACAGCAGCGGGAGATCGAGGCGCGTCGAGATACGGAGGAGGCTCATGGAATGTTTGAGGATCTGTCGGCGAGGGTGAAACTGGACGAGGAGGATGCCGCCAGGCTTCgaaaggagcaggacgagct GCTGGAGAAGGAGCTTACCGAAGTGCGAGAGATCCTCCAGACCAAGAGCGACGAGCATGACCTTCTACAAGCCGTTGTTAGGGTGGTCATCGATGCCCTGAGGGTGGAGCAGCCGGTGGAAACTAGCTCGCTCGTGGCTCGTGCCGCGGGTATCATGgcacgggtgggccaacttgaggaggatgcCTTCCACACcgagatcacccaagcctttgctgttgctcattcccattatgctcaggagattaacctggaggtaatgagccatggcttcgcGCCTGTCCATGATGACGATGAGCTGGACGAGATGGAAAAGGCAGTGGCTCCCCTCGCGCGGAACCTGGCGAACAGGTTGAAAGAAGAGGTCCTTCCTTCGCGGAAGTAG